A single genomic interval of Candidatus Nomurabacteria bacterium harbors:
- a CDS encoding HAMP domain-containing histidine kinase: MLRSLKSKFALVFSAILIVVLIAFSTSLFSIINHKVEEQIVISRIEALLQKHPGLGDFYRGQQLKDQYRLIQMGEYFEEQVTEKYNRTLVILLIPTALLSVGLGYITATYLVRPIDKLALDVKKLSSGKLQGRLPDVRSSTEIEYLRDSFNDLLDDVERAFNSQEEFIQDAAHELRTPLASMRANLDNLRNKETPTVSDYHEAVEVLAKMNRKLIRLSEDLFYLDRRSISKRAPIKLHELLEEILEDLHPLIAQENVKVTTKIPKDAMIYGDPKYIARAFGNLIENSIKYSSKDPKITVSADIEGNFLIVKFKDNGLGISPKFLPHIFDRFYRGGADPKIDGSGLGLAIVKKVIEEHDGTIEVLSTEGKGTIFTVTIPTYIK, from the coding sequence ATGTTAAGATCACTAAAAAGTAAGTTTGCACTTGTATTCTCTGCTATTCTCATAGTCGTTTTAATAGCATTCTCAACATCACTATTTAGCATTATCAATCATAAGGTTGAAGAGCAGATAGTTATCTCAAGGATAGAAGCATTATTACAGAAACATCCGGGTTTGGGAGATTTTTATAGAGGTCAGCAGTTGAAGGATCAGTATCGGCTGATACAAATGGGTGAATACTTTGAGGAACAGGTAACAGAGAAATACAATCGAACTCTCGTTATTCTGCTTATCCCTACCGCTTTACTTTCAGTGGGACTGGGTTATATAACTGCAACCTATCTTGTACGACCGATCGATAAATTAGCGTTAGATGTCAAGAAGCTTTCATCCGGGAAATTACAGGGTAGATTGCCTGATGTTCGTTCCTCAACTGAGATAGAGTATTTGAGAGATAGTTTCAATGATCTTCTTGATGATGTAGAGAGAGCATTCAATTCTCAAGAGGAATTCATCCAAGATGCAGCACATGAATTGCGGACTCCTTTAGCATCCATGCGAGCAAATTTGGATAATCTTCGAAATAAAGAAACCCCCACAGTTAGTGATTATCATGAGGCTGTAGAGGTTTTAGCCAAAATGAATAGAAAACTCATTCGTTTGAGCGAAGATCTCTTCTATCTTGATCGAAGGAGCATCAGCAAAAGAGCACCGATCAAATTACATGAACTACTTGAGGAGATACTTGAAGATCTTCATCCATTGATAGCTCAGGAGAATGTTAAGGTCACAACTAAGATACCGAAGGATGCAATGATCTACGGAGATCCGAAATATATCGCTAGAGCTTTTGGAAATCTGATAGAAAATTCGATCAAATACAGCTCGAAAGACCCGAAGATCACAGTTTCTGCTGATATTGAGGGTAATTTCTTGATAGTAAAATTCAAAGATAACGGTTTGGGAATATCTCCAAAATTTCTCCCTCATATATTTGACAGATTTTATAGAGGTGGAGCTGATCCGAAGATCGATGGATCGGGGTTAGGTCTTGCCATCGTTAAGAAGGTAATCGAGGAACATGATGGAACCATAGAGGTCTTAAGTACTGAAGGAAAAGGGACGATATTTACTGTCACAATACCAACTTATATTAAATGA
- a CDS encoding response regulator transcription factor gives MLKRKILIIEDAVDLGKAVGSALSKDYHVEIVNKGDEALSVIPNVKPDLILLDINLPGLDGFSIARSVRTAEIETKIIAMTARDGISDKLKGFELGFDDYVTKPFDMRELMARIRVVLDRDKVDESKCYSFKGITIDPRSRTVRLKNNEIDLTKLEFDLLYLLAFNSPAVVEQATIIDTLWDDDADLVDPPVRSHIKNLRKKIGDKDYTIIKTIPGVGYKIEEVKEC, from the coding sequence ATGTTAAAAAGGAAAATACTGATAATTGAAGATGCTGTAGATTTGGGCAAAGCTGTAGGGTCTGCTCTGTCCAAGGATTATCACGTTGAGATCGTCAACAAGGGAGATGAAGCACTTAGTGTGATACCAAATGTCAAACCTGATCTTATATTACTAGATATAAATCTACCTGGTTTGGATGGGTTTTCGATAGCACGGTCTGTTAGAACTGCAGAGATAGAAACCAAGATAATCGCAATGACAGCTCGAGATGGTATTAGCGATAAGTTGAAGGGATTCGAACTAGGTTTCGATGATTATGTCACAAAGCCTTTTGATATGCGTGAACTTATGGCAAGAATAAGAGTTGTGTTAGATAGGGATAAGGTTGATGAGAGTAAATGTTATTCATTTAAAGGCATAACGATCGATCCGAGATCAAGAACAGTTCGATTAAAAAATAATGAGATCGATCTAACTAAATTGGAGTTTGATCTACTTTATCTTTTAGCATTCAATTCACCTGCTGTTGTCGAACAGGCTACAATAATTGATACTTTGTGGGATGATGATGCTGATCTTGTCGATCCTCCCGTGAGATCCCACATTAAGAATCTCAGAAAAAAGATAGGCGACAAAGATTACACAATTATCAAGACTATTCCAGGTGTCGGCTATAAGATAGAGGAGGTCAAAGAATGTTAA
- a CDS encoding PD-(D/E)XK nuclease family protein — MADKYNALWVSHSSINDFLQCPRAYFLKNMYKDPTNNKKVKLISPSLTLGSVVHTVLESLSTLPTEDRFSTPLLRQFDSEWEKNTGKKGGFKDEQQETKYKKRGEEMIRRVIAHPGPLEKLAVKINMDLPYYWLSEKDEIILCGKIDWLQYIPEEDSVNILDFKTSMKKEEGESLQLPIYHLLVHHCQKRKVKMASYWYLELDDEPEEKQLPDLDESEVKVMTIAKKIKLARQLNKLDCPEGGDGCFACRPFEAILRGEAENVGVDDYGTNIYYLPYESEVEEDREGILL, encoded by the coding sequence ATGGCAGACAAATATAATGCACTCTGGGTTTCTCACTCTTCGATAAACGATTTTTTACAATGTCCGAGAGCATACTTTCTTAAAAATATGTATAAGGACCCAACTAATAATAAGAAGGTCAAGTTGATCTCACCATCATTAACACTTGGAAGTGTTGTGCATACTGTACTAGAAAGTTTATCAACTTTACCTACTGAGGATCGTTTTAGCACTCCACTGCTCAGACAATTTGATAGTGAATGGGAAAAAAATACAGGCAAGAAGGGCGGATTCAAAGATGAACAGCAGGAAACGAAGTATAAGAAACGAGGTGAAGAGATGATACGAAGAGTGATCGCACATCCAGGGCCTTTAGAGAAGTTAGCAGTCAAGATCAATATGGACCTTCCGTACTACTGGTTATCAGAGAAGGACGAGATCATATTATGTGGAAAGATAGACTGGCTTCAGTATATTCCTGAAGAAGATTCTGTGAATATCTTGGATTTCAAGACAAGCATGAAAAAAGAAGAGGGTGAATCTTTACAGCTTCCGATCTATCATCTCTTGGTTCATCACTGTCAGAAGCGCAAAGTAAAGATGGCAAGCTATTGGTATCTCGAACTCGATGACGAACCTGAGGAAAAACAACTTCCTGATCTTGATGAGTCTGAGGTAAAAGTTATGACAATTGCAAAGAAGATCAAATTAGCACGTCAACTAAATAAACTTGATTGTCCAGAAGGTGGAGATGGATGTTTTGCATGCAGACCTTTTGAGGCGATCTTACGCGGGGAAGCAGAGAATGTTGGTGTAGATGATTATGGTACAAACATCTACTATCTCCCTTATGAATCAGAGGTCGAAGAGGATCGGGAAGGGATCTTGCTCTGA
- a CDS encoding signal peptidase I: MRTDLIKNLTLKNLINPAKALLLFLIFTIGTLIILSMVENPFGIRSYTVLTGSMEPAIQTGSIIFTYHKDEYKIGDIITYKPTGKIAGQTDMTLTHRIVKIDETPNGLLITTKGDANAANDYDKVSEDQIIGSSLMTVPYLGFVVDTAKKPLGFVALVVIPSTILIYEELRKIRESLKSSKGLGETATNNHKILN, encoded by the coding sequence ATGAGAACAGATCTAATCAAAAACTTAACTCTAAAAAACCTTATCAATCCGGCTAAAGCTCTGCTTCTGTTCTTGATATTCACGATTGGAACACTGATCATCTTAAGCATGGTCGAAAATCCCTTCGGAATAAGATCTTACACTGTTCTGACAGGTTCAATGGAGCCAGCTATCCAAACAGGTAGCATCATTTTCACTTATCATAAGGATGAATATAAGATAGGAGATATCATCACCTACAAACCAACGGGGAAGATCGCGGGGCAAACAGATATGACCTTGACCCATCGGATAGTAAAGATCGATGAAACCCCAAACGGTTTGCTAATTACCACCAAAGGAGATGCAAATGCTGCAAACGATTATGACAAGGTTTCTGAAGATCAGATCATTGGCAGTTCTCTTATGACTGTGCCTTATCTTGGTTTTGTTGTTGATACAGCAAAGAAACCACTAGGGTTTGTAGCGCTTGTAGTTATACCGTCAACCATCCTGATCTATGAGGAGTTGAGAAAGATCCGCGAATCCTTGAAAAGCTCAAAAGGGTTAGGAGAAACAGCGACAAATAACCATAAGATCCTGAATTAG
- a CDS encoding flavodoxin family protein: MVNIIYASVTGNTERVASYVAEYLLQAGLGLETMLHRAEEIDGELFNTKDIYIVATSTWDMGQMNQFLESLYEEIPDLDLTGVKMAFIGLGDLIYGEENFCKAMDMIRSRALNSGAIELIDALKLDGDPDDQLDSSVSEWCDELIQALGHEDPQ; the protein is encoded by the coding sequence ATGGTCAATATAATCTATGCGTCTGTTACGGGTAATACAGAAAGGGTGGCAAGCTATGTTGCGGAGTATCTATTACAGGCAGGATTGGGTTTAGAAACCATGCTACACAGAGCAGAGGAGATTGATGGGGAATTGTTCAATACAAAAGATATTTATATTGTAGCTACATCGACTTGGGATATGGGACAGATGAATCAATTCTTAGAGAGTTTGTACGAAGAGATTCCAGATCTTGATCTGACGGGAGTAAAAATGGCGTTTATAGGTTTGGGAGATCTGATCTACGGTGAGGAAAATTTTTGTAAAGCGATGGATATGATCAGGTCTCGTGCACTCAATAGCGGTGCTATTGAGCTCATAGATGCTCTCAAACTTGATGGTGATCCTGATGATCAGTTAGACAGTTCAGTTTCCGAATGGTGTGACGAACTGATACAGGCATTAGGTCATGAAGATCCCCAATGA
- a CDS encoding radical SAM protein, which produces MKQGVLHSIQTLGAVDGPGLRTVVVLQGCPLQCSFCHSIDTTLADRGEHIDTDELVSRIMRNKPYWQRYIRRNETRVIPEPELHGGVTITGGDPLAQPVFLEDLLSELKKLDVHTVVETSLYTSEHVLEMLIDKVDLWMISIKHMDEGKHLEISGKPNKSIHTNLRWLDEKLTEMGRKESIRIRYVVVPGLTDGEEDIKALGRFVGRIRNFESIELLPYVTLGRYKWIELFGSYKLDSTEPATQEDIDRVAMVLREFKLPIMKHNKISV; this is translated from the coding sequence ATGAAACAAGGAGTCCTACATTCAATTCAAACATTAGGCGCTGTAGACGGACCGGGATTGCGTACAGTTGTTGTATTACAAGGATGTCCTTTGCAATGTTCTTTCTGTCACAGTATTGATACAACTTTAGCTGATCGAGGTGAACATATCGATACAGATGAACTCGTATCGAGGATCATGAGGAATAAACCTTACTGGCAAAGGTATATACGACGTAATGAAACTAGGGTGATCCCCGAACCCGAACTACATGGAGGAGTAACGATCACTGGTGGAGATCCACTTGCACAACCGGTGTTTTTGGAAGACTTATTAAGTGAATTGAAAAAGCTTGATGTACATACTGTTGTAGAGACCTCATTGTATACATCTGAACATGTTTTGGAAATGCTTATAGATAAGGTGGATCTCTGGATGATTAGTATCAAACATATGGACGAGGGGAAGCATCTCGAGATCTCGGGTAAGCCAAACAAGTCGATACACACAAATCTAAGATGGCTGGACGAAAAACTTACAGAGATGGGAAGAAAAGAGTCTATCAGGATAAGGTACGTTGTGGTACCCGGATTGACAGATGGAGAGGAAGATATCAAAGCACTTGGGAGGTTTGTGGGTAGGATAAGAAATTTCGAATCCATAGAACTCTTGCCTTATGTGACATTGGGGCGTTATAAATGGATAGAATTATTTGGTAGTTATAAACTGGATAGTACAGAACCTGCTACCCAAGAGGATATCGATAGGGTTGCAATGGTCTTAAGAGAGTTCAAGCTCCCGATAATGAAACATAATAAGATTAGTGTTTAA
- the pflB gene encoding formate C-acetyltransferase, with protein MDINTGIWQEDIDVRDFIQKNYTPYEGSENFLVPATDRTKALWKKLTELIAEEREKGILDLDVETPSTITSHQPGYIDKPNEVIVGLQTDAPLKRAIKPNGGIRLVENAAEAFGYEIPKNISKIYYEYRKTHNDGVFDAYSPEIRNLRSHHIITGLPDNYSRGRIIGDYRRLALYGTEKLIQQREQYLEEALLEMDQDTIRLREEIMDQISALKDIEKMAEGYGHDVSKPARDSLEAVQWIYYAYLAAVKQQDGAAMSMGRLDAFLDIYFEHDLNTGKYSEGQIQEMIDDLVIKLRIIRHLRHPEYDQLFAGDPTWVTLVLGGTGLDGRSMVTKTSYRFLHTLTNLGPAPEPNLTVLWGRDISPVWKSYCAKQSISSSSIQYENDDLMKPYYGDDYGIACCVSGMTIGKEMQFFGARANLAKVLLLTINGGKEEPLDGDPEHTGGEIIIPGLRSMNDSEYLQYDKVWPRFVQLMDWLAERYVSAMNVIHYMHDKYHYESAEMALHDPLVKRYMAFGIAGLSVVTDSLSAIKYAKVRPKWGANGVAVGYEIIGDYPAFGNDDDRVDMIAVEIVREFMKALRRYKTYRESVHTLSILTITSNVVYGKATGSTPDGRFSGTPFAPGANPMHGRDKNGAIASLNSVAKLPYHYCQDGISNTFSIIPGALGKSDDEQTGNLVQLLDGYFIGKGAHHLNVNVFNRETLKDAQDHPEKYPQLTIRVSGYAVLFNRLSREQQDEVIARTFHKSF; from the coding sequence ATGGATATTAATACTGGAATATGGCAAGAAGATATTGATGTAAGGGATTTTATTCAAAAGAATTACACTCCGTATGAGGGGAGTGAGAACTTCCTTGTACCAGCAACTGATCGGACGAAAGCTCTCTGGAAAAAATTGACCGAATTGATAGCAGAAGAGAGAGAAAAGGGGATCTTAGATCTGGATGTGGAGACACCATCAACGATCACAAGCCATCAGCCCGGCTATATTGATAAACCAAACGAGGTGATCGTAGGGTTACAAACAGATGCACCTTTGAAGCGAGCGATCAAACCAAATGGAGGGATACGTTTAGTTGAGAATGCTGCAGAAGCGTTTGGATATGAGATCCCCAAAAATATCTCTAAGATATATTACGAATATCGTAAAACACATAATGACGGCGTATTTGATGCATATTCCCCTGAGATCAGGAATTTACGTAGCCATCATATCATTACAGGATTACCTGACAACTATAGTAGAGGGAGGATAATTGGTGATTACCGTAGATTAGCACTGTACGGTACAGAGAAGCTCATACAGCAGAGGGAGCAGTATCTTGAGGAAGCACTATTAGAAATGGATCAAGACACGATCAGATTACGAGAAGAGATAATGGATCAGATCAGTGCACTTAAGGATATCGAGAAGATGGCAGAAGGTTATGGTCACGACGTGTCCAAACCTGCTAGAGATTCACTAGAAGCTGTGCAGTGGATCTATTACGCCTATTTAGCGGCTGTTAAGCAACAAGATGGAGCTGCTATGTCAATGGGGCGACTAGATGCGTTTCTGGATATATATTTCGAACATGACCTCAATACAGGTAAATACAGTGAAGGTCAGATACAGGAAATGATCGATGATCTTGTTATCAAATTGCGTATAATCCGACATTTACGACATCCAGAATACGACCAGCTGTTTGCCGGAGACCCTACCTGGGTGACCTTAGTTCTAGGAGGAACAGGTTTGGATGGTCGTAGCATGGTCACAAAGACATCGTATCGATTCTTACATACACTTACAAATCTCGGTCCTGCACCAGAACCTAATCTAACAGTGCTGTGGGGTAGAGATATATCTCCGGTTTGGAAGAGCTACTGTGCAAAGCAATCGATATCCTCTAGCTCTATTCAGTATGAGAATGATGACCTGATGAAGCCATATTACGGTGATGATTACGGGATAGCGTGTTGTGTATCGGGTATGACGATCGGTAAGGAGATGCAATTTTTTGGTGCAAGAGCAAATCTTGCAAAAGTTTTGTTGTTGACTATAAACGGAGGTAAAGAAGAACCACTGGATGGTGATCCTGAACATACTGGAGGAGAGATCATCATACCAGGTCTACGATCGATGAATGATTCAGAGTATCTACAGTATGATAAAGTTTGGCCACGATTTGTTCAGTTGATGGATTGGCTTGCAGAACGATATGTTTCAGCAATGAATGTGATCCACTACATGCATGATAAGTATCATTATGAATCAGCTGAGATGGCATTACATGACCCATTAGTGAAAAGATACATGGCTTTTGGGATTGCAGGATTATCAGTCGTGACAGACTCCCTTTCTGCTATCAAATATGCAAAAGTTAGACCCAAGTGGGGTGCAAATGGTGTAGCAGTAGGTTATGAGATCATTGGGGATTATCCGGCGTTTGGAAATGATGATGATCGAGTGGATATGATAGCAGTTGAGATCGTTAGGGAATTCATGAAAGCACTTAGAAGATACAAGACTTATCGAGAGAGTGTACACACATTATCCATACTTACTATTACCTCCAATGTAGTTTATGGGAAAGCAACAGGTTCAACGCCTGATGGAAGATTTTCGGGTACGCCCTTTGCACCTGGAGCAAATCCAATGCATGGTAGAGATAAGAACGGAGCTATAGCTTCTTTGAATAGTGTCGCAAAATTACCGTATCACTACTGCCAGGATGGTATCTCAAATACATTCAGTATAATCCCTGGCGCTTTAGGGAAAAGTGATGACGAGCAGACAGGTAACTTAGTACAATTGTTAGATGGATACTTTATCGGCAAAGGTGCACATCATCTGAACGTAAATGTGTTCAATCGAGAGACATTAAAAGATGCACAGGATCATCCTGAGAAATACCCACAACTGACAATTCGTGTTAGTGGTTATGCAGTACTATTCAATAGATTAAGCAGGGAACAGCAAGATGAGGTCATCGCTAGAACATTTCATAAAAGCTTTTAA
- a CDS encoding alpha-L-glutamate ligase: MYLSQKAVLLAGANLGLDCEILHPDAITVRVAINGRYYYFTHWIKPFNTVDTVRLLKDKDLTYSLLAKHIKIPDWEPFLDPHVDDFYPISPNSNNYKSVHDIAKRIEDVFGYPHIIKPNKGSTGKNVSKVTNMTELLASLNTVFEHGSQNYDYIAIAQEFVDIAHEYRILTFRGDILMMYEKDISNATYIGNLSPLHWENSKAVMINDITLQNKILEFIKPTWREIDIQFAGYDIAIDKGGDMRLIEINSNPGLKHLIDDNGIEPVVKMYEKIFTKIRDQI, translated from the coding sequence ATGTACTTATCACAAAAAGCAGTTCTGTTAGCGGGTGCAAATCTCGGACTTGATTGTGAGATACTCCACCCAGACGCTATCACAGTACGAGTGGCAATTAACGGTAGGTATTACTATTTCACACACTGGATCAAGCCTTTCAATACAGTAGATACTGTTCGATTGTTGAAAGATAAGGATCTTACTTATTCATTACTGGCAAAACATATAAAGATACCGGATTGGGAACCTTTTCTTGACCCTCACGTAGATGACTTCTACCCCATATCCCCAAATTCCAACAACTATAAAAGTGTCCATGACATAGCTAAAAGGATCGAGGATGTTTTCGGATACCCCCACATCATCAAACCCAACAAGGGGAGCACAGGAAAGAACGTATCTAAGGTCACAAATATGACAGAGCTACTAGCAAGCCTCAATACAGTTTTCGAACATGGATCACAAAATTACGACTATATAGCAATCGCTCAGGAATTTGTCGATATAGCACACGAATACAGGATTCTAACATTTCGAGGGGATATCCTGATGATGTATGAAAAAGATATATCTAATGCTACTTATATTGGAAATCTCAGTCCACTTCATTGGGAAAATTCGAAAGCTGTGATGATTAATGATATTACTCTCCAAAATAAGATCCTTGAATTCATTAAACCCACTTGGCGCGAGATCGACATTCAATTTGCTGGATATGATATTGCTATTGATAAAGGTGGGGACATGAGATTGATCGAGATCAATAGTAATCCGGGTTTGAAACATCTGATAGATGATAACGGTATAGAGCCTGTGGTGAAAATGTACGAGAAGATATTTACAAAGATCCGTGACCAGATCTAA
- a CDS encoding ABC-F family ATP-binding cassette domain-containing protein encodes MLRVNGLAKSYNLDLFRDVSFMLGDRDKVGLVGLNGCGKTTLMRILAGLEVADAGVIEIPTPVCYLPQEFSLPEEQLIGEFLERLVDDPINDIYKVKRILGQLGFGDHDDYMYISALSEGQKMKLYMTGLLAQHSDAMQLGQYPLLLLDEPTNHLDIDGIMWFEQFVDRYQGNAIIISHDRSFLNSSVQKIFEIDEGQLNEFVGNYDAYILGKEKWVEMREKQLIHQEKRREKLERLLMNARRIQSGHKRGRAVKAAKKRMEREVLRNEISKYSKVQLKGLNITGKVHSSKKMLDIQGLSFAYETGSEILRQIDLKVLGGEKIWLFGANGTGKTTLIKLLIGSLSSYKGSIEWGENVRWEYFSQDQSHLPMDRSVQEYFLDQTSVSYDRSFGVLEKFLFPKELRTYKLGDLSPGQRARLSFAIFAQNDFEFLILDEPTNHLDIGTKEVIEDALSEFKGNILLISHDRYFVDNVNVDRMITLEDGVLQEEIG; translated from the coding sequence ATGTTAAGAGTGAATGGATTAGCAAAAAGTTACAATTTGGATCTATTTCGAGATGTTTCGTTCATGCTCGGGGATAGGGATAAGGTTGGGTTAGTAGGCTTAAACGGATGTGGGAAGACTACACTGATGAGAATCTTGGCCGGTTTAGAGGTTGCTGACGCAGGAGTGATTGAGATACCAACACCTGTGTGTTATCTGCCTCAAGAATTCTCTCTTCCCGAAGAACAACTTATTGGGGAATTCCTAGAGAGGCTGGTAGATGATCCTATCAACGATATATACAAGGTCAAACGAATACTTGGACAGCTTGGATTTGGAGATCATGACGATTATATGTACATATCAGCCCTAAGTGAGGGACAGAAGATGAAGCTGTACATGACAGGATTGTTGGCACAGCATTCTGATGCTATGCAACTTGGTCAGTATCCTTTGCTATTGCTAGATGAACCAACGAACCATCTGGATATTGACGGCATTATGTGGTTCGAACAATTTGTCGATAGGTATCAAGGAAATGCAATCATTATCTCGCATGATAGGTCATTTTTAAATTCCTCAGTACAAAAGATATTCGAGATCGATGAGGGACAGCTGAATGAGTTTGTCGGAAATTATGATGCTTATATATTAGGCAAAGAGAAGTGGGTTGAGATGCGCGAAAAGCAGTTGATACATCAAGAAAAGAGGAGAGAAAAGCTCGAGAGATTACTTATGAATGCAAGAAGGATACAAAGTGGACATAAACGAGGACGAGCGGTCAAGGCTGCTAAAAAGCGCATGGAAAGGGAAGTTCTACGAAATGAGATAAGCAAGTACTCAAAAGTCCAGTTAAAAGGATTGAACATCACAGGAAAGGTACACAGTAGTAAAAAAATGCTTGATATACAAGGTCTCTCGTTTGCTTACGAAACAGGTAGTGAGATCTTGAGACAGATAGACCTTAAAGTTCTTGGTGGTGAGAAAATATGGTTGTTTGGTGCTAATGGTACAGGCAAAACAACACTGATCAAGCTCTTGATAGGATCATTGAGTTCATATAAAGGGAGTATCGAGTGGGGAGAGAATGTCCGTTGGGAATACTTCTCGCAAGATCAATCACACTTACCAATGGATCGAAGCGTACAAGAATATTTCTTGGATCAAACATCAGTTTCTTATGATAGGTCGTTTGGCGTGTTGGAGAAATTCCTGTTCCCTAAAGAGTTACGGACTTATAAACTAGGGGACTTAAGTCCGGGACAGAGAGCTCGATTGTCATTTGCCATATTTGCACAAAATGACTTTGAATTCTTGATCCTTGATGAGCCAACAAATCATTTGGATATCGGAACTAAAGAGGTCATCGAAGATGCACTTTCTGAGTTCAAGGGAAATATACTACTGATATCACATGATCGATATTTTGTTGATAATGTAAATGTCGACAGGATGATCACGCTTGAGGATGGAGTTTTACAAGAGGAGATCGGTTAG
- the recO gene encoding DNA repair protein RecO, whose product MALVKDNVLVIKGVNFSEADRIITVFGSKRGRFALIAKGVRKIESKNRPSVQTLSISSITYYEGRNLGSLIEASLEFAPILDHQQVKEISKVLLMINKMLPEDEPETEVYTRLVALVHGDVSRRAVNKFRMWLLEYLGYLPDMRKCTKCNSNKELKFINIANLQMFCSNCATELVLGSTLHPVSDVRYESDLMDTALERVVMEIIES is encoded by the coding sequence GTGGCATTAGTTAAGGATAATGTATTGGTGATCAAGGGGGTCAATTTTTCTGAAGCCGACAGAATAATCACAGTCTTTGGCTCTAAGCGAGGACGTTTTGCTCTGATCGCAAAGGGAGTTAGAAAAATTGAGAGTAAGAATCGTCCATCTGTTCAAACCTTATCGATCTCATCAATTACTTATTACGAAGGCAGAAATCTCGGAAGTCTAATAGAGGCTTCGTTAGAATTTGCACCTATTCTAGATCATCAGCAGGTAAAGGAGATCTCGAAGGTATTGTTGATGATCAACAAGATGTTACCAGAGGATGAACCTGAAACAGAAGTATATACTCGGCTTGTAGCACTAGTACACGGAGATGTTAGTAGGAGAGCGGTCAATAAGTTCCGCATGTGGTTGTTAGAGTATTTGGGGTATTTGCCGGATATGCGAAAATGTACTAAATGTAATTCTAATAAGGAGCTAAAGTTTATCAATATTGCAAATTTACAGATGTTCTGCAGTAATTGTGCAACTGAATTGGTGCTTGGTTCCACGCTTCATCCTGTTTCAGATGTGAGGTATGAATCTGATCTCATGGATACAGCATTGGAACGGGTTGTGATGGAGATTATCGAAAGTTGA